One region of Cydia pomonella isolate Wapato2018A chromosome 9, ilCydPomo1, whole genome shotgun sequence genomic DNA includes:
- the LOC133521570 gene encoding sodium-dependent dopamine transporter has product MSLKTPTPAAGERETWGKKVDFLLSVIGFAVDLANVWRFPYLCYKNGGGAFLVPYCIMLVVGGIPLFYMELALGQFHRKGAITCWGRLVPLFKGIGYAVVLIAFYVDFYYNVIIAWALRFFFASFTTMLPWTNCDNEWNTPACKPFSAFLQTNTNQSHTHNSTMAAAATTPFTSAASEYFNRAILELQGSEGLHDLGAIKWDMALCLLAVYIICYFSLWKGISTSGKVVWFTALFPYAVLLILLVRGITLPGSADGIRYYLSPNFEAITQPQVWVDAATQVFFSLGPGFGVLLAYASYNKYHNNVYKDALLTSVINSATSFVAGFVIFSVLGYMANASGRHIEDVATEGPGLVFVVYPAAIATMPGSTFWALIFFMMLLTLGLDSSFGGSEAIITALSDEFPPIGRHREIFVACLFTLYFFVGLASCTKGGFYFFQLLDRYAAGYSILVAVFFEAIAVSWIYGTERFCEDIRDMIGFRPGLYWRVCWRFAAPAFLLFITVYGLLDYEPLRYEDYVYPGWANALGWAIAGSSVLCIPTVAIFKILTTKGSFVERIRILTTPYADTEARRSATNGMVVSESGGVRLASAAPSPSTPPATTPTTPGLAAGPALV; this is encoded by the exons GAGCGTTCCTGGTGCCGTACTGCATTATGCTGGTGGTGGGCGGCATCCCGCTGTTCTACATGGAACTGGCACTGGGACAGTTCCACCGGAAGGGCGCCATCACCTGCTGGGGCCGCCTGGTGCCACTTTTCAAAG GCATCGGCTACGCGGTGGTGCTGATAGCGTTCTACGTGGACTTCTACTACAACGTGATCATCGCGTGGGCGCTGCGGTTCTTCTTCGCCTCCTTTACCACCATGCTGCCCTGGACCAACTGCGACAACGAGTGGAACACGCCGGCTTGTAAACCG TTCTCTGCGTTCCTCCAGACGAACACCAATCAATCCCACACACATAACTCCACAATGGCGGCCGCAGCGACAACCCCTTTCACTTCAGCAGCTTCCGAGTACTTCAA CCGGGCTATACTAGAGCTTCAAGGCAGCGAAGGCCTGCACGACCTGGGCGCGATCAAGTGGGACATGGCGCTGTGCTTGCTGGCGGTCTACATCATCTGCTACTTCTCGCTCTGGAAGGGCATCAGCACTTCTGGCAAG GTGGTTTGGTTCACGGCTCTCTTTCCATACGCGGTACTCCTTATTCTTCTGGTTCGTGGCATCACTCTTCCCGGCTCGGCAGACGGCATTCGGTATTACCTCAGTCCCAACTTCGAGGCAATCACACAACCTCAG GTATGGGTGGACGCGGCGACTCAAGTATTCTTCTCTCTTGGACCTGGTTTCGGTGTGCTCTTGGCATATGCTTCATACAATAAGTACCATAACAACGTGTACAA AGACGCTCTTCTAACAAGCGTGATCAACTCCGCTACATCGTTCGTCGCTGGCTTCGTTATCTTCAGCGTTCTGGGCTACATGGCAAATGCGTCTGGTCGGCATATTGAGGACGTGGCGACAGAAGGCCCGGGGCTCGTATTCGTGGTGTACCCGGCCGCTATAGCGACTATGCCGGGTTCGACGTTCTGGGCGCTGATATTCTTTATGATGCTGCTTACGCTTGGACTGGATAGCTCT TTCGGCGGTTCGGAGGCCATAATAACAGCGCTGAGCGACGAGTTCCCACCAATCGGGCGGCACCGCGAGATCTTCGTGGCCTGTCTCTTCACGCTGTACTTCTTCGTGGGCCTGGCTTCCTGCACCAAAGGCGGCTTCTACTTCTTCCAGCTTCTGGACCGCTATGCAGCCGGCTACTCGATCCTGGTGGCCGTGTTCTTTGAGGCCATCGCTGTTTCTTGGATTTATG GTACTGAACGCTTCTGCGAGGACATCCGCGACATGATAGGCTTCCGACCGGGTCTCTATTGGCGCGTCTGCTGGCGCTTCGCGGCCCCAGCCTTCCTTCTCTTCATCACCGTATACGGACTTCTGGACTACGAACCGCTGCGATATGAGGACTATGTGTACCCCGGCTGGGCTAATGCACTGGGATGGGCTATAGCTGGTTCGAGCGTTTTGTGCATACCGACCGTGGCGATATTTAAAATTCTCACCACTAAGGGCAGCTTTGTGGAG CGCATACGCATCCTGACCACGCCGTACGCTGACACCGAAGCGCGCCGCAGCGCTACCAACGGCATGGTGGTCTCCGAGAGCGGCGGCGTGCGGCTCGCGTCCGCCGCGCCCTCGCCCAGCACGCCGCCGGCCACCACCCCCACGACACCAGGCCTGGCCGCAGGCCCCGCGCTCGTCTGA